A region of Roseobacter litoralis Och 149 DNA encodes the following proteins:
- a CDS encoding nucleotidyl transferase AbiEii/AbiGii toxin family protein, with protein MNLAFDRIISADDETRLGVFTTTAQRLGTTPQNVEKDFWVCWTLDALFNGMSDGPRLLFKGGTYLSKGFGLIRRFSEDIDVTVFRDDLGEAATIEELDDLSGKKRGKALDAIKAACETYIHGQFSGGLNEIVSDVAGLNGLNVARFFIEPDPEDSQALYLRYPSATPVDAYIAKAVKIESGAESALDPNSVRRITPYLAEDVPDIELTVGNVTIVDAERTFWDKIVILHGLRRWFDIRGELKGSGQRVSRHYYDTYQLLGSDLGERALADGALGADCVAHARMFFNRPAFDLATAVAPTFSISPVGKMLDDLRRVYRAMSGMIFGQAPQFDAVIERVVDLERKLNTAPTGSKGALEGN; from the coding sequence GTGAACCTCGCGTTCGACCGCATCATCTCGGCGGATGACGAGACACGCCTCGGCGTCTTCACAACGACAGCACAGCGCTTGGGCACCACACCGCAGAATGTCGAAAAGGACTTCTGGGTCTGCTGGACCCTCGACGCGCTGTTCAATGGAATGTCGGACGGGCCAAGGCTTCTGTTCAAGGGTGGCACGTACTTGTCGAAGGGCTTTGGCCTGATCCGCCGGTTCTCGGAGGATATCGACGTCACAGTGTTCCGGGACGATCTGGGAGAAGCCGCAACCATAGAAGAGCTTGATGACTTGAGCGGTAAGAAACGCGGCAAGGCGCTGGATGCGATCAAGGCGGCGTGCGAAACTTATATCCATGGCCAGTTCTCTGGTGGGCTGAACGAGATTGTTTCGGACGTTGCCGGGCTAAACGGCCTGAATGTGGCTCGGTTCTTTATCGAGCCTGATCCAGAAGACAGCCAAGCGTTGTACCTGCGGTATCCAAGCGCAACACCGGTCGATGCCTACATCGCCAAGGCAGTGAAAATCGAGTCTGGTGCAGAATCCGCACTTGATCCCAATTCCGTGCGCAGAATTACTCCTTATCTGGCGGAAGATGTTCCGGATATCGAGCTGACTGTCGGGAATGTCACCATCGTCGACGCTGAGCGGACTTTTTGGGACAAGATTGTGATCCTGCATGGCCTGCGCCGCTGGTTCGACATCCGTGGAGAACTCAAAGGTAGCGGGCAGCGCGTGTCGCGACACTATTACGATACCTATCAACTTCTGGGCTCAGACTTGGGTGAGAGGGCTTTGGCAGATGGCGCGCTTGGTGCCGACTGCGTCGCCCACGCGCGCATGTTTTTTAACCGCCCGGCCTTTGATCTCGCGACCGCAGTTGCGCCGACATTTTCCATCAGTCCGGTTGGAAAAATGCTCGATGACCTGCGCCGCGTCTACCGCGCGATGTCGGGTATGATCTTCGGACAAGCGCCGCAATTCGATGCCGTGATCGAGCGGGTTGTTGATTTGGAGAGAAAGCTAAACACAGCGCCGACGGGGTCGAAGGGCGCTTTGGAAGGAAACTGA
- a CDS encoding response regulator gives MKRAKKILLIEDDDFTRFMMRQIIKTLNVDVDVAHDGQDGVLKLSQNPCAYGVILMDIHMPRLDGTESTRRIRTMSDDPPRNVPIIAVTTDERYHNSELIADLGMNGFISKPVTAGELIGLVDRYCVGSLE, from the coding sequence ATGAAAAGAGCCAAAAAGATACTGCTCATTGAAGATGATGATTTCACACGTTTCATGATGCGCCAGATCATCAAGACGTTAAATGTAGATGTTGATGTGGCGCATGATGGCCAAGACGGCGTTTTGAAGCTGTCCCAAAACCCTTGCGCTTACGGCGTCATTTTGATGGATATTCACATGCCAAGACTAGATGGGACGGAATCCACACGTCGCATCCGAACAATGAGCGATGATCCACCGCGTAACGTCCCAATAATCGCCGTTACCACGGACGAACGATATCACAACAGTGAACTCATTGCAGATCTTGGTATGAATGGTTTTATCTCCAAGCCTGTTACGGCAGGCGAATTGATCGGCCTAGTTGATCGATACTGCGTGGGCTCGCTCGAATAA
- a CDS encoding sensor histidine kinase has protein sequence MWDVFISVFDTAQFVPHGMCLLWRPDLLILHGGSDLLIALAYFAIPLIIIQAKKKRPDLIDPAVARMFAAFITACALSHTGALFTLWFPAYALQGIVKLMTAGVSIYTAIQLARIMPLFLSLPSREELIRKDAQIILGERKIQEAQEAQEKLSEFAHIASHDLKAPLRGISNQAKFIEMDHEDALAPQARKRLARISELCEQVETSITTLLQYSSIRTVSVPSSIDPRQAIEAVVDPMSEFLSENNASISIETDLPKLRSDPSQIEVVFRNLILNAIIYNTSNKKQIAIGHVRHANLDGQEIWDAYYVKDNGIGIAEEFQDAVFKMFKRLHSDAEFGPGTGSGLAFVKKVVGVTNGAVGFSSIIGEGSTFYVSFADQRQFEQNAAVSRSLTGAGLGHAT, from the coding sequence ATGTGGGACGTATTCATAAGTGTTTTTGACACAGCGCAGTTTGTGCCACACGGAATGTGCTTATTGTGGCGCCCGGACTTGTTGATCTTGCACGGCGGGTCGGACCTGCTGATTGCGCTGGCGTATTTCGCGATTCCGTTGATCATCATTCAAGCCAAAAAAAAACGACCGGATCTGATTGACCCAGCAGTTGCACGGATGTTTGCCGCATTCATTACAGCTTGCGCGCTTAGTCACACAGGGGCACTTTTTACCCTTTGGTTTCCAGCATACGCGCTGCAAGGTATCGTAAAACTCATGACCGCAGGGGTGTCCATTTACACGGCCATTCAACTCGCCCGGATCATGCCCCTCTTCCTCAGCCTGCCCAGTCGTGAGGAATTGATACGGAAAGATGCGCAGATAATTCTGGGCGAGCGCAAGATTCAAGAGGCACAGGAAGCGCAGGAAAAGCTAAGCGAATTTGCCCATATCGCCTCGCATGACCTCAAGGCACCGCTGCGCGGAATATCCAACCAAGCCAAATTCATCGAAATGGATCATGAAGACGCTTTGGCACCGCAGGCGCGTAAGCGATTGGCCCGGATCAGCGAACTCTGTGAACAGGTCGAAACGTCAATTACCACTCTTTTGCAGTATTCTAGTATCAGAACGGTTTCTGTTCCATCTTCGATCGACCCTCGGCAAGCTATTGAGGCTGTGGTAGACCCGATGTCGGAGTTCTTGTCAGAAAACAACGCAAGCATCTCCATCGAAACCGACCTGCCAAAACTGCGGTCGGATCCGTCACAAATCGAAGTCGTGTTTCGCAACCTGATCTTGAATGCCATCATCTACAACACGTCTAACAAGAAACAGATCGCGATCGGCCATGTGCGACATGCCAACTTGGACGGGCAAGAGATTTGGGACGCCTATTACGTCAAGGACAACGGTATCGGCATTGCAGAAGAGTTCCAAGATGCGGTTTTCAAAATGTTCAAGAGGCTGCACTCAGATGCAGAATTTGGGCCAGGAACGGGTTCTGGGCTGGCCTTTGTGAAGAAAGTTGTCGGGGTCACTAACGGTGCTGTTGGTTTTTCTTCTATCATCGGCGAAGGAAGCACGTTTTACGTGTCCTTTGCGGATCAAAGGCAATTTGAACAGAACGCGGCTGTAAGTCGTTCGTTAACTGGGGCAGGGCTGGGACACGCTACATGA
- a CDS encoding response regulator: MHVLIVEDSDDDFEATLRALDLDKVGGVKISRSLGGQNAWELLLAQSSNDEQASDQNCQFVILDLNMPGLDGRGLLSKMKAHDRIKLIPVAVLSTSDDKSDVDACYRKGANAFIRKPVNWEDFVKKMSSLKAFWFQQAELPSWR, encoded by the coding sequence ATGCACGTACTGATAGTTGAAGACAGTGACGATGACTTCGAAGCCACATTGCGCGCGCTTGATCTCGACAAGGTTGGTGGCGTGAAAATATCGAGATCCCTAGGTGGGCAAAATGCCTGGGAGTTACTGCTGGCTCAGAGCTCAAATGATGAGCAGGCTTCGGATCAAAACTGCCAGTTTGTCATTCTTGACTTGAACATGCCCGGCCTCGACGGCCGAGGATTATTGTCGAAGATGAAAGCCCATGACCGGATAAAGTTGATACCGGTTGCCGTTCTAAGTACCTCCGACGATAAGAGCGATGTTGATGCGTGCTACCGCAAAGGCGCGAACGCGTTTATTCGCAAGCCCGTAAATTGGGAAGATTTCGTCAAAAAAATGAGCAGCCTAAAGGCGTTCTGGTTTCAACAAGCCGAACTGCCGAGTTGGAGATAG